A genomic segment from Kyrpidia tusciae DSM 2912 encodes:
- a CDS encoding beta-ketoacyl-[acyl-carrier-protein] synthase family protein, whose translation MRRNPVFTPVAVTGMGALTPFGSGVQRLWNAIMGRRTAVGPPSDARIAHFSPAVAEVKDFSPMDHLPKKTVRDTDRSTQLALVAAAEAMADAGWTTEEDPFELRGVNANRTGIAWGTAFGGLPSYEEEAVRLAKQPEGRVGPRVVSKAIPNAAEAALAMHYGIRGPAMTYATACAASANALGEALQWLWLGIVDQVVTGGSESLFTPTALGGLRSAGAVAMEGEGDLSTWCKPFDVDRTGMVMGEGAAALILEPLDRARARGAKVYAVLVGYGASNDAYHETAPHPDGTGAVLAMERALYSAGLGPADIDYINAHATATPAGDRAESLALRRVFGGHLNQIPVSSTKGGMGHLLGAAGAVESIISIKSIETGWIPPTLHCRQPDPEAPPDLVLDGPRRQHIAVAMSNSFGFGGQNGVLIWADPGLFSR comes from the coding sequence ATGAGGCGCAATCCTGTATTCACTCCCGTCGCCGTAACCGGGATGGGAGCACTCACTCCTTTTGGCTCGGGCGTCCAGCGGCTGTGGAACGCGATCATGGGGCGCCGCACAGCGGTGGGACCACCGTCTGACGCCCGGATCGCCCACTTCAGCCCCGCCGTGGCCGAAGTGAAGGATTTTTCACCCATGGACCATTTGCCCAAAAAAACGGTCCGGGACACGGATCGAAGTACCCAGTTGGCCCTGGTGGCGGCGGCGGAAGCCATGGCCGACGCGGGTTGGACAACGGAGGAGGATCCTTTCGAGTTGCGAGGCGTCAACGCCAATCGGACGGGGATCGCCTGGGGAACCGCTTTTGGGGGGCTTCCCAGCTATGAAGAGGAAGCGGTGCGGTTGGCGAAACAGCCCGAGGGCCGGGTCGGGCCCCGGGTGGTTTCAAAGGCGATTCCCAATGCCGCCGAAGCGGCCCTGGCCATGCACTACGGAATCCGGGGCCCGGCGATGACCTACGCCACGGCTTGCGCCGCTTCGGCCAACGCCCTGGGGGAAGCCCTTCAATGGCTCTGGCTGGGCATCGTTGACCAAGTTGTGACGGGCGGTTCCGAGAGCCTGTTCACGCCCACGGCCTTGGGCGGTCTGCGCTCCGCCGGCGCCGTGGCCATGGAAGGAGAGGGGGATCTTTCCACTTGGTGTAAACCCTTTGACGTGGACCGAACCGGAATGGTGATGGGAGAAGGAGCGGCGGCCCTGATCCTGGAACCTCTGGATCGGGCGAGGGCCCGAGGGGCAAAGGTCTACGCGGTCTTGGTGGGTTACGGGGCATCCAACGATGCATATCACGAAACAGCCCCCCATCCCGACGGCACCGGCGCGGTGCTGGCAATGGAGCGGGCTCTGTACAGCGCGGGCCTGGGGCCGGCGGACATCGATTATATCAACGCCCATGCCACGGCCACCCCCGCCGGGGATCGAGCCGAATCCCTGGCGCTGCGCCGGGTTTTCGGGGGGCATCTCAACCAGATTCCGGTCAGTTCCACCAAGGGAGGGATGGGCCACCTCCTGGGAGCCGCCGGTGCGGTGGAAAGCATAATTAGCATTAAGTCGATCGAGACCGGGTGGATTCCCCCCACTCTTCATTGTCGGCAGCCGGACCCGGAAGCACCTCCGGACTTGGTGTTGGACGGGCCCCGTCGGCAGCATATCGCCGTGGCCATGAGCAACTCTTTTGGATTTGGCGGTCAGAACGGGGTTCTGATCTGGGCCGACCCCGGATTGTTCAGTCGATAA
- a CDS encoding class I adenylate-forming enzyme family protein, with amino-acid sequence MVRSPSERRRWLESRFPTWPRRTLTSHMQEMCREFADRPFIMTADRNYSYREVWQQARSVAKAFLALGVKRRDHVALLMANEPEYVFVKFAVAMVGAVAIPLNTLLREDELHYMIRQSDSRLLVMHWSAGGMKHGPAVARLLARMDDEGERKLQHVVYIGDGAGAREDTFLSWESFLQQSSSVSNEALEERMRQSEYPDEVSDIIYTSGTTGLPKGVMLTHDNFLRCAYSTALSRAFEEGRRIFTPLPYYHVFAYEEGLLAVSFVGGAIISMPEFHPREALALMETHRATDFLCVPSMLVAILNHPDRERFDLGALHSLMCAAAPAPVPIWERAVKELGVREICTGYGGTEVTASTVHTEVGDPIDIVVSRVGRIKPAGSTGLPEFGGANVQYKVVDPYTGEDLPEGAVGELTARGNIVTRGYYNKPEETAAVIDQDGWFRTGDLGRIDENGYIEFLGRSKEMYKVSGENVSPKEVEEVISRHPAVGQVYVVGVPDPLTTEVGAAFIELKPGAALTRREVVRWCQDRLAKFKVPRYVWFVEPGQWPMTGTGKIQKFKLQEIAQERLTQPASSREGRQQ; translated from the coding sequence ATGGTACGCAGTCCTTCGGAGCGACGAAGGTGGCTCGAAAGTCGATTCCCCACCTGGCCCCGCCGGACACTCACATCCCACATGCAGGAAATGTGCCGGGAGTTCGCCGATCGCCCATTCATTATGACAGCCGATCGGAACTACAGCTACCGAGAGGTTTGGCAGCAAGCCCGGTCGGTGGCAAAGGCCTTTCTGGCCCTCGGCGTGAAGCGTCGGGACCACGTCGCCCTCCTGATGGCCAATGAACCCGAGTACGTGTTCGTGAAATTCGCCGTGGCCATGGTGGGAGCGGTGGCCATTCCTTTAAACACCCTCCTGCGGGAGGATGAACTGCACTACATGATTCGCCAGTCAGACAGCCGTTTGCTCGTGATGCATTGGTCGGCGGGTGGGATGAAACACGGTCCTGCGGTGGCCCGGCTCCTCGCTCGGATGGACGATGAAGGGGAACGCAAACTTCAGCATGTGGTGTACATCGGGGATGGCGCCGGTGCCCGGGAGGATACCTTTTTGTCTTGGGAATCCTTTTTGCAGCAGTCTTCCTCCGTCTCGAACGAGGCCCTGGAAGAGCGAATGCGGCAGTCCGAGTATCCCGATGAAGTGAGCGATATCATTTATACATCCGGAACCACGGGACTTCCCAAGGGTGTGATGCTCACCCACGACAATTTTTTGCGCTGCGCGTACAGCACCGCCCTCAGCCGGGCTTTTGAAGAAGGCCGGAGAATTTTTACTCCTTTGCCGTATTACCACGTCTTCGCCTACGAAGAAGGCCTGCTCGCTGTTTCCTTTGTCGGCGGTGCGATCATTTCGATGCCCGAGTTCCATCCCCGGGAGGCTCTCGCTCTCATGGAAACCCACCGAGCCACCGATTTCCTGTGCGTGCCGTCCATGCTTGTGGCGATCCTCAACCATCCGGACCGGGAACGATTTGACCTGGGAGCCCTTCATTCCCTCATGTGTGCCGCCGCCCCGGCACCGGTGCCCATCTGGGAGCGGGCGGTTAAGGAGCTGGGCGTCCGGGAAATTTGCACGGGCTACGGGGGAACGGAGGTGACAGCTTCCACTGTTCACACCGAGGTGGGAGACCCCATCGATATTGTGGTCAGCCGGGTGGGACGGATCAAGCCGGCGGGGTCCACTGGCCTGCCGGAGTTCGGCGGTGCGAACGTCCAGTACAAAGTGGTCGATCCCTACACCGGCGAAGACCTGCCGGAAGGCGCCGTCGGGGAATTGACCGCCCGGGGCAACATCGTCACCCGGGGCTACTACAACAAGCCCGAAGAAACGGCGGCGGTGATCGATCAGGATGGTTGGTTCCGCACGGGAGATCTCGGTCGCATCGATGAAAACGGATATATCGAATTTCTCGGCCGGAGTAAGGAGATGTACAAAGTGTCTGGAGAAAACGTGTCACCCAAGGAAGTGGAAGAAGTGATTTCCCGCCATCCAGCCGTCGGCCAGGTGTATGTGGTGGGAGTGCCCGATCCCTTAACCACCGAGGTAGGAGCTGCTTTTATTGAACTCAAGCCCGGAGCTGCGTTGACCCGGAGAGAGGTCGTGCGTTGGTGTCAAGACCGCTTGGCCAAATTCAAGGTCCCCCGGTACGTCTGGTTCGTGGAGCCCGGACAGTGGCCGATGACGGGAACCGGAAAGATTCAGAAGTTCAAACTGCAAGAGATCGCCCAGGAGCGGCTCACACAACCGGCCTCCTCCCGAGAAGGGCGGCAGCAATGA
- a CDS encoding 3-hydroxyacyl-CoA dehydrogenase/enoyl-CoA hydratase family protein, whose protein sequence is MTTTINRVAVLGSGVMGAAIAAHLAGVGLEVELLDMVPSSLTEAEKAKGLTLNDPEVRLRIARTGLERALKARPAAFYTKRAADRIRIGNFEDHLDRIADCQWIIEVIVENLEAKRALLEHVEAYRRPGTVVSSNTSGVSITKMAEGRSEEFQAHFLGTHFFNPPRYMKLLEIIPTAKTRPDVVEDMCQFATRVLGKGVVVAKDTPNFIANRIGTYGLLATVQAMLEDGYTVEDVDGVFGPAMGRPKSAVFRTLDLVGIDTFVHVAHNVRDHVSTPEEKAAFEVPPFILEMVKRGWIGEKAGQGVYKRVKSEAGREILTLDPATMEYRPRKKAEYPSLTQAKYATSLGDKIRALLFGKDRASALAWKVTKKTLLYTASKIPEIADDILAVDRAMKWGFNWELGPFELWDLIGVREAVERMRAEGEAIPPLVEDLLAQGLDSWYHKEPGRVGRFMPDKNVRYTEEPKEWIHLPRLREEGKVVMENSGAALYDLGDGVACLEFRSPHNAIGPDVVEMMFKAAEEVSKNWRGLVIGNQAKNFSVGANLFLILMGVQEEEWDEVEMAVRQFQQVGMRLKYLDKPVVAAPFAMTLGGGAEVCFAASGVQASAETYMGLVETGVGVIPGGGGTKELLLRAIEGVPEKSGVDLQPLVNRTFETIAMAKVSTSAAEAKEMGFLRAGDGISVNPDTLLYDAKRKVLQLAENGYRPPVRRKIPVVGEPGYAVMAVGAYTLRMGGYISEHDEKIAKKLAWVLAGGSVPAGTLVSEQYLLDLEREAFLSLAGEPKTQERMAYMLKHNKPLRN, encoded by the coding sequence ATGACCACAACGATCAACCGAGTTGCGGTTTTGGGCTCCGGCGTGATGGGAGCGGCCATCGCAGCGCATCTGGCGGGGGTGGGCCTCGAGGTGGAACTGCTCGACATGGTCCCTTCGTCCCTCACAGAGGCAGAGAAGGCCAAAGGGTTGACCTTGAATGACCCGGAAGTTCGCCTGCGAATTGCCCGAACAGGGCTTGAGCGGGCTCTGAAAGCGAGACCGGCGGCATTTTATACCAAGCGCGCAGCGGACCGGATCCGGATTGGTAATTTCGAAGACCATCTGGATCGCATTGCGGACTGCCAATGGATTATCGAAGTGATCGTGGAAAATCTCGAAGCCAAGCGAGCACTTCTCGAGCACGTTGAAGCCTATCGGCGCCCCGGCACGGTGGTCAGTTCGAATACCTCCGGCGTGTCCATCACGAAGATGGCGGAAGGGCGATCCGAAGAGTTTCAAGCCCATTTTTTGGGCACTCACTTTTTCAACCCGCCCCGGTACATGAAATTGCTGGAGATCATCCCCACGGCGAAAACTCGGCCCGACGTGGTGGAGGACATGTGCCAGTTTGCCACTCGGGTACTGGGCAAGGGCGTCGTCGTGGCCAAGGACACGCCGAATTTTATCGCCAACCGCATCGGCACCTATGGACTTCTCGCCACGGTCCAGGCCATGTTAGAGGACGGGTACACGGTGGAAGATGTGGACGGTGTGTTCGGTCCGGCCATGGGCCGACCCAAGAGCGCGGTCTTTCGGACCTTGGACCTTGTCGGCATTGACACCTTTGTGCACGTGGCGCACAACGTCCGGGATCATGTTTCCACCCCGGAGGAGAAAGCGGCTTTCGAGGTCCCGCCGTTCATTCTAGAGATGGTGAAGCGCGGCTGGATTGGAGAGAAGGCGGGCCAGGGAGTTTATAAACGGGTCAAGAGCGAAGCCGGACGGGAGATCCTGACCCTCGATCCGGCGACGATGGAGTACCGGCCGAGAAAGAAGGCGGAGTATCCGTCTCTAACCCAGGCCAAGTATGCCACGTCCCTCGGCGACAAGATTCGGGCGCTACTGTTCGGCAAGGATCGGGCGTCGGCGCTCGCCTGGAAGGTGACAAAGAAGACGCTGCTTTACACGGCCTCGAAGATCCCCGAGATTGCCGATGACATCCTGGCGGTGGATCGGGCGATGAAGTGGGGGTTCAACTGGGAACTGGGGCCCTTCGAACTGTGGGACCTGATCGGGGTGCGCGAGGCGGTGGAGCGCATGAGGGCCGAAGGAGAGGCGATCCCCCCACTGGTGGAAGATCTTCTGGCCCAGGGTCTGGACAGTTGGTATCACAAGGAGCCCGGCCGGGTCGGGCGGTTTATGCCGGATAAAAACGTGCGGTACACGGAAGAACCGAAAGAGTGGATCCATCTTCCTCGGCTGAGGGAAGAGGGCAAGGTGGTGATGGAGAACAGCGGGGCGGCCCTGTATGATCTGGGGGACGGGGTGGCCTGCCTGGAGTTTCGGTCACCACATAACGCCATCGGCCCGGATGTGGTGGAGATGATGTTCAAAGCCGCGGAAGAGGTCTCGAAAAACTGGCGGGGCCTCGTGATCGGAAACCAGGCGAAAAACTTCTCCGTCGGCGCCAACCTGTTTCTCATCCTCATGGGGGTCCAGGAAGAGGAATGGGATGAGGTGGAGATGGCCGTCCGCCAGTTCCAACAGGTGGGCATGCGCCTGAAGTATCTCGACAAACCGGTGGTGGCGGCGCCTTTTGCCATGACTCTCGGTGGCGGGGCCGAGGTGTGTTTTGCGGCGTCCGGGGTGCAAGCATCGGCAGAGACCTATATGGGTCTGGTGGAGACCGGGGTGGGCGTGATTCCCGGGGGAGGAGGGACTAAGGAGTTGCTCCTTCGAGCCATCGAGGGCGTCCCGGAAAAAAGCGGGGTGGACCTGCAGCCTCTCGTCAATCGCACCTTTGAAACCATCGCCATGGCCAAGGTCAGCACCAGTGCCGCGGAGGCCAAGGAGATGGGATTTCTGCGAGCCGGCGACGGCATCTCGGTCAACCCTGACACTTTGTTGTACGATGCCAAGCGCAAAGTCCTTCAGTTGGCGGAGAACGGGTACCGGCCGCCCGTCAGGAGAAAGATCCCGGTCGTGGGAGAACCCGGCTATGCCGTCATGGCGGTGGGGGCGTACACGCTGCGCATGGGCGGATATATCAGCGAACACGACGAGAAGATTGCGAAGAAGTTGGCCTGGGTGTTGGCGGGCGGGAGTGTGCCCGCAGGGACTCTCGTATCGGAACAGTACCTGCTCGATCTGGAAAGGGAGGCGTTTTTGTCCCTGGCCGGGGAGCCCAAGACCCAGGAGCGAATGGCCTATATGCTCAAACACAATAAACCGCTGCGGAATTAG
- a CDS encoding acetyl-CoA C-acyltransferase: MREAVIVSGVRTAVGKAPKGALRETRPEDLAGLVVAEALRRVPQVEPAEVEDVIIGCAIPEAEQGMNLGRIVALRAGLPTSVPGVTVNRFCSSGLQTIAMAAERIMAGFADVIVAGGVESMSLVPMTGHTVRPNPYLVEHYPQVYLSMGLTAEQVARRFDVSREDQDAFALRSHQRAARAIDEGLCRDEIVPVPVTRTVVGDDGKVVKTSFEFVEDEGVRRDTSLEALAQLRPAFAKDGTVTAGNSSQTSDGAAAVVVMSAERAAQLGLEPKLIFRSFAVGGVDPDIMGIGPVEAVPKALKKAGLSIDDIDLFELNEAFAAQSLAVMRKLGMDPEKTNVNGGAIALGHPLGCTGSKLTVSLMNEMRRRGSRYGVVTMCIGGGMGAAGVFERP, encoded by the coding sequence ATGCGGGAAGCAGTGATTGTGTCCGGGGTGCGCACCGCGGTGGGCAAGGCCCCGAAGGGTGCCTTGCGCGAAACCCGGCCGGAGGACCTCGCGGGGCTCGTGGTGGCCGAAGCCCTGCGCCGGGTGCCGCAGGTGGAACCCGCCGAAGTGGAGGATGTGATCATCGGTTGCGCCATTCCTGAAGCAGAACAGGGGATGAACCTCGGGCGGATCGTGGCCTTGAGAGCGGGTTTGCCGACATCGGTGCCCGGAGTGACTGTCAATCGATTCTGTTCATCGGGGCTTCAGACGATCGCCATGGCGGCGGAGAGAATCATGGCCGGATTTGCAGACGTGATCGTGGCCGGGGGCGTGGAGAGCATGAGCCTGGTCCCCATGACCGGCCACACCGTGCGCCCAAATCCCTATCTGGTCGAACATTATCCCCAGGTGTATTTGTCCATGGGGCTCACGGCGGAGCAGGTGGCCCGGAGGTTTGACGTGAGCCGGGAGGATCAGGATGCTTTTGCGCTTCGCAGCCATCAGCGGGCCGCCCGGGCGATTGACGAGGGACTGTGTCGTGACGAGATTGTTCCGGTCCCGGTGACCCGCACGGTGGTGGGTGATGACGGCAAAGTGGTGAAAACGTCCTTTGAGTTCGTCGAAGACGAAGGGGTGCGCCGGGATACCTCCCTGGAGGCTTTGGCGCAACTGCGTCCGGCCTTTGCCAAGGACGGCACCGTGACAGCGGGCAATTCCTCCCAGACCAGTGACGGCGCGGCGGCGGTGGTGGTCATGTCCGCCGAACGGGCGGCGCAGCTCGGCTTGGAGCCAAAACTGATTTTCCGCAGTTTTGCCGTGGGGGGCGTCGACCCGGATATCATGGGCATCGGGCCCGTAGAGGCGGTGCCCAAAGCCCTGAAAAAGGCCGGCCTGTCCATCGACGACATCGATCTTTTTGAGCTCAACGAAGCATTTGCCGCCCAGTCCCTGGCGGTGATGCGGAAACTCGGGATGGATCCGGAAAAGACCAACGTCAACGGAGGGGCCATCGCTTTGGGCCATCCCCTGGGCTGCACCGGCTCGAAGTTGACCGTCTCCCTGATGAACGAGATGCGCCGCCGGGGCAGCCGCTACGGGGTGGTTACCATGTGTATCGGAGGAGGCATGGGGGCGGCCGGAGTATTTGAACGCCCCTAG
- a CDS encoding acyl-CoA dehydrogenase family protein: MEEQKKVKGGEFLVGPVDPASVFTPEDFTEEHRMIAKTTYDFCVGEVQPRDAEIEAQNFDVTVGLLKKAGELGLLGADVPEEYGGLGLDKISSTLITEYVTYGGAFALSHGAHVGIGTLPIVYFGNKAQKEKYLPKLASGEWLSAYALTEPTSGSDALGAKTTAVLNAEGTHYILNGTKQFITNAGFADLFIVYAKVDGEKFTAFIVERGFPGVSTGPEEKKMGIKGSSTRQLILEDVPVPVENVLGQIGKGHLIAFNILNIGRYKLAAGCVGSSKIALAMSAKYAKERSQFGKPIAEFPLIQNKLATMAVRTFAAESVIYRTVGLFDRQLQDFDLTQDEVGMQAAAAIGEYALECSINKVFGSEVLDAVADENVQIHGGYGFIAEYGAERIYRDSRINRIFEGTNEINRMLIPGMLMRKVMKGELPLLQKAQQLQGELMSGTVTGVEDGGFLGVERGLIEQAKKIFLLAAGTAVQKYQTKLEEEQEVLAGLADLVIDIFAMESAVLRAVKFAQAHGEEKAGLMADMARCQVYEGFDHLETTARSVLAAVEEGQTLAMVLAGLRKLARRTPVNIAALKRRIAARILDAEKYVVQ; this comes from the coding sequence ATGGAAGAACAAAAAAAGGTCAAGGGTGGAGAATTTTTGGTGGGCCCGGTGGATCCTGCCAGTGTGTTTACACCGGAGGATTTTACCGAGGAGCACCGCATGATCGCCAAGACCACGTACGATTTTTGCGTCGGCGAGGTGCAACCCCGGGATGCCGAGATCGAAGCCCAGAATTTTGACGTCACCGTCGGGTTGTTGAAAAAGGCTGGAGAGCTGGGGCTGCTTGGCGCGGATGTCCCCGAGGAATACGGGGGCCTTGGACTGGACAAGATCAGTTCCACCCTGATTACCGAGTACGTCACCTATGGCGGGGCCTTCGCCCTTTCCCATGGGGCTCACGTCGGCATCGGGACCCTTCCCATCGTGTATTTCGGCAATAAGGCCCAGAAGGAAAAATATCTTCCAAAGCTCGCGTCCGGCGAGTGGCTGTCCGCTTACGCCCTGACCGAACCCACCTCGGGATCGGACGCCCTCGGGGCGAAAACCACGGCGGTGTTAAATGCCGAAGGTACCCACTATATCCTCAACGGCACGAAGCAGTTTATCACCAACGCCGGGTTTGCCGACCTGTTTATCGTCTACGCCAAGGTGGACGGGGAAAAATTCACCGCCTTCATCGTCGAGCGCGGATTCCCCGGGGTTTCCACCGGTCCGGAAGAGAAGAAGATGGGGATCAAGGGCTCTTCCACCCGGCAGCTCATCCTTGAAGATGTGCCGGTTCCGGTGGAGAATGTGTTGGGCCAGATCGGCAAGGGCCATCTGATCGCCTTCAATATCCTGAACATCGGCCGTTACAAATTGGCCGCGGGCTGTGTCGGGTCTTCGAAGATCGCCCTGGCCATGTCTGCAAAATACGCCAAGGAACGAAGCCAATTCGGCAAACCCATCGCCGAGTTTCCGCTCATTCAGAACAAATTGGCCACTATGGCGGTTCGCACCTTTGCGGCGGAGTCTGTGATTTACCGGACGGTGGGGTTGTTTGACCGGCAGCTGCAGGATTTTGACCTCACCCAGGACGAGGTGGGCATGCAGGCCGCTGCGGCCATCGGGGAGTACGCTTTGGAATGTTCCATCAATAAGGTGTTCGGCTCCGAGGTGCTCGACGCCGTGGCGGATGAGAACGTCCAGATTCACGGCGGCTACGGGTTTATCGCTGAATACGGTGCCGAGCGAATCTACCGGGATTCCCGGATCAATCGAATTTTTGAGGGGACGAATGAGATCAACCGCATGTTGATCCCCGGCATGTTGATGCGCAAGGTCATGAAGGGCGAGCTGCCCCTGCTGCAAAAGGCGCAACAGCTGCAGGGCGAACTCATGTCCGGGACTGTTACCGGGGTGGAGGACGGCGGGTTCCTGGGAGTCGAGCGGGGCCTGATTGAACAGGCGAAGAAGATTTTCCTTCTGGCGGCGGGCACAGCAGTGCAAAAATATCAGACGAAGTTGGAAGAGGAACAAGAAGTCCTCGCTGGTTTGGCCGATTTGGTCATCGACATCTTTGCCATGGAGAGCGCGGTGCTTCGGGCGGTGAAATTCGCCCAGGCCCACGGGGAAGAGAAGGCCGGGCTGATGGCCGATATGGCCCGCTGCCAGGTTTATGAGGGTTTTGACCACTTGGAGACGACCGCCCGGTCGGTTCTTGCGGCGGTGGAAGAGGGGCAAACTCTCGCGATGGTGCTGGCGGGACTGAGAAAATTGGCCCGGAGAACTCCGGTGAACATCGCGGCCCTGAAGCGGCGGATTGCGGCCCGGATTCTCGATGCCGAAAAATACGTGGTGCAGTAA
- a CDS encoding LuxR C-terminal-related transcriptional regulator: MFVQDPVFALPLLSNRLWDKVVDQVGKGHSEILMPWTVKLNTMELTDHQKEVVQDLLVFLLQQLHTARKHPSTLFYRFQTYLVDHHQMLESVHVLATVAHFEETVCKVLRRRLDRTDAELGCAWIRNLVLNLYYITFEVAYLPAGPFPENNEEWTSPLVRLLNRMSLKERWQWVALFTSEPEVRILELAVRETEGRDWKSTAVQPDLTQQILTGLYGHDPGICRQTVVPGIGLAAAGSTSPSSHHRLNQIAQWLRVAFDLSTRLVDTTPSLKAHRLRLYEAVLQFDEILLQSKNLEEIITSTVEKTCRIGGFRRSALFWYTPLTRSVYGVHAFNIPRENIQCIREPVENLSGIQEVFEKMKPVHFENIHRRLPDHYVESFHLSSLLVCPIPVVGERQVAVLLLDQDGTPFQADEGTLFALDTMMSRAAKAMSARLAEPATKVGIPSSGVLTPREQQILQFIADGLDTKEISQHLHLSEYTVSEYVRAILRRLQVPNRSAAVAKAMRQNIIQ; encoded by the coding sequence ATGTTTGTTCAAGACCCTGTCTTTGCCCTTCCCTTGCTGTCCAACCGATTGTGGGACAAAGTCGTCGACCAAGTCGGCAAGGGACACTCGGAGATCCTCATGCCCTGGACCGTCAAGCTCAACACCATGGAGCTCACAGATCACCAAAAAGAAGTCGTCCAGGACTTGTTGGTGTTTCTTCTTCAGCAATTGCACACGGCGCGAAAGCATCCGTCGACATTGTTTTATCGGTTTCAAACCTATTTGGTCGATCATCACCAGATGCTGGAATCCGTTCATGTATTGGCGACCGTTGCCCATTTCGAAGAAACGGTGTGCAAAGTTCTGCGCCGAAGGCTCGACCGAACGGATGCAGAATTGGGGTGTGCATGGATCCGCAACCTGGTCTTGAATTTGTATTACATCACCTTCGAAGTCGCCTATCTGCCGGCAGGTCCGTTCCCGGAAAACAATGAGGAATGGACATCTCCTTTGGTCAGACTGTTGAACCGCATGTCGTTGAAAGAAAGGTGGCAATGGGTGGCGCTATTTACGTCGGAACCCGAAGTCCGGATCCTCGAATTGGCCGTACGGGAAACCGAGGGGCGTGATTGGAAGTCGACCGCCGTCCAGCCGGATCTCACCCAGCAGATTCTCACCGGTTTATACGGCCATGATCCCGGGATCTGCCGACAAACTGTGGTTCCAGGCATCGGACTGGCCGCCGCAGGCAGCACGAGTCCCTCATCGCATCACCGACTGAACCAGATCGCCCAGTGGTTAAGAGTAGCCTTTGACCTGTCGACTCGTCTGGTCGACACGACGCCCTCCCTGAAAGCCCACCGCCTTCGACTGTACGAGGCTGTCCTTCAATTTGATGAAATCCTCCTCCAGTCCAAGAATCTGGAGGAAATTATCACTTCGACAGTGGAAAAAACGTGTCGAATCGGGGGGTTTCGCCGCAGCGCTCTCTTCTGGTACACCCCGCTCACCCGGTCGGTGTACGGCGTACATGCCTTCAACATCCCCAGAGAGAACATTCAGTGCATCCGCGAACCTGTGGAAAATCTGTCCGGGATTCAAGAGGTGTTCGAGAAGATGAAACCGGTTCATTTTGAGAACATTCACCGGAGATTGCCGGATCATTACGTGGAGTCATTCCATCTATCTTCCCTGTTGGTCTGTCCTATCCCTGTCGTTGGAGAACGGCAGGTCGCAGTACTGTTGCTGGATCAGGATGGAACGCCTTTTCAGGCGGATGAAGGGACCCTATTCGCTCTGGACACCATGATGTCGAGGGCTGCCAAAGCTATGTCAGCCCGATTGGCCGAACCGGCAACCAAAGTGGGAATCCCCTCCTCCGGGGTATTGACTCCCCGGGAACAACAGATTCTCCAGTTCATTGCAGACGGTTTGGATACAAAGGAAATCTCTCAACACCTCCACCTCAGTGAATACACGGTATCGGAATATGTGAGGGCCATCCTCAGAAGATTACAGGTGCCCAATCGGTCGGCAGCTGTAGCCAAAGCCATGCGCCAGAATATCATCCAATGA
- a CDS encoding SCP2 sterol-binding domain-containing protein, whose product MGVPVFGSEWAQQWGERLNQSVQYRQSAQTWEWPLVLVMEQDPSVGLAEDRAVYLDLWHGECREARVATPEDQETAPYVISADPYTWKQVLDRELEPITAIMRGRLKLTKGNMSTLSGYVIAAKYLVETAIDIEAELPEGLR is encoded by the coding sequence GTGGGTGTACCCGTCTTCGGATCAGAGTGGGCCCAACAATGGGGAGAAAGATTAAATCAAAGCGTGCAATACCGCCAATCGGCCCAAACGTGGGAGTGGCCCTTGGTACTCGTTATGGAGCAGGATCCGTCGGTTGGCTTGGCGGAGGATCGTGCGGTGTACCTGGATTTGTGGCATGGGGAGTGTCGAGAGGCCAGGGTGGCGACCCCGGAGGATCAGGAGACGGCACCCTATGTGATCAGCGCCGATCCGTACACGTGGAAACAAGTGTTGGATCGTGAATTGGAGCCGATAACTGCGATTATGCGGGGAAGGCTGAAGTTGACGAAAGGAAACATGTCCACCCTCTCCGGGTATGTGATAGCGGCCAAATACCTGGTGGAGACGGCGATTGATATCGAGGCGGAATTGCCGGAGGGTTTGCGATGA